The Streptomyces albofaciens JCM 4342 genome has a segment encoding these proteins:
- the casA gene encoding type I-E CRISPR-associated protein Cse1/CasA: MWNLLDEPWLSVRRRPDAEQAGNHLSARPSDISVRELLLGADLYAELLVDFTTQRPAIYRQLLLPLVVDALGFPEDATAWGHMFTVGRFSEAQRERLTAYLDAHHHLFDLFSPDDPFAQVAGLTTSGDATKSAAVLVATAALGNNVPLFSSRTEGDRLALTPAQAARWLLHVHCWDTGAIKTGASGDPDAKAGKTTGNPVGPLGQLGVVMPLGTTVYETLLLNIPYGRQPLRNDLPQWRRRAKEGDVTTTLSCATPAWTTRAARGLLDVWTWQARRVRLVPETTSEGELRVSRAVVAAGDRLLLDVDHEPHTAWHVDSARTRARRSAQRGERKGEGRERKGEESHFRPVRHRAGRAAWRGLDALLAVGKSTVEEHAKEETDGFHTSILLSQLVEVSDYLPVGYGAQVELTGTRYGTKLGNIEDVYHDEIPLPLAALRPDSDVRGALLGVVEQAEELARAVNALAAELRRAAGAPPPPLGAWQYPGETLLHALDPLVRRLLVGLREVGEEDFDRTEEGLLAWEERAYREAWRIADDLLSASNAASAFTGREVKGRDGQNRIARESSAEAFFRANLYRILFRRTARRQAREDTTDDSLTTEQ, from the coding sequence TTGTGGAATCTGCTGGACGAACCGTGGCTGTCTGTGCGCAGACGCCCGGATGCCGAGCAGGCCGGGAACCATCTGTCCGCGCGCCCGTCCGACATCAGTGTCCGTGAGCTGTTGCTCGGTGCCGATCTCTACGCCGAGCTCTTGGTCGACTTCACGACACAACGACCGGCGATCTACCGCCAGTTACTGTTGCCCCTGGTCGTGGATGCCCTCGGCTTTCCCGAGGACGCGACTGCGTGGGGGCACATGTTCACCGTCGGCCGCTTCAGCGAGGCGCAGCGAGAGCGTCTGACCGCCTACCTCGACGCCCACCACCACCTCTTCGACCTCTTCTCCCCCGATGACCCCTTCGCCCAAGTGGCCGGTCTCACCACTTCGGGGGATGCGACCAAGAGTGCCGCCGTGCTGGTCGCCACCGCGGCTCTGGGGAACAACGTACCGCTGTTCTCCTCCCGTACCGAGGGCGATCGCCTGGCACTGACCCCGGCCCAGGCAGCGCGCTGGCTGCTGCACGTCCACTGCTGGGACACCGGTGCGATCAAGACCGGAGCGAGCGGCGACCCGGACGCCAAGGCGGGGAAGACCACCGGCAATCCCGTCGGACCCCTCGGCCAGCTGGGAGTCGTCATGCCTCTGGGCACGACGGTCTACGAGACCCTTCTGCTCAACATCCCGTACGGCAGGCAGCCCCTCAGGAACGACCTCCCGCAGTGGCGGCGTCGCGCCAAGGAGGGAGACGTGACGACGACACTTTCCTGTGCGACACCCGCTTGGACCACCCGGGCCGCCCGAGGCCTGCTCGACGTGTGGACCTGGCAGGCACGGCGCGTACGCCTCGTCCCCGAGACGACGTCCGAAGGGGAACTACGCGTTTCGCGGGCCGTCGTCGCCGCCGGTGACCGGCTGCTCCTCGACGTGGATCACGAGCCCCATACGGCCTGGCATGTCGACAGCGCGCGCACCCGGGCCCGACGGTCCGCACAGCGGGGAGAGCGGAAAGGGGAGGGTAGAGAGCGGAAGGGGGAGGAGAGTCACTTCCGTCCCGTACGGCACCGGGCGGGGCGAGCGGCCTGGCGCGGACTGGACGCGCTGCTGGCGGTGGGCAAGTCCACCGTGGAGGAGCACGCCAAAGAGGAGACCGACGGCTTCCACACCAGCATCCTGTTGAGCCAGCTCGTCGAAGTGTCCGACTACCTTCCCGTGGGCTACGGCGCGCAGGTTGAGCTGACCGGTACCCGCTACGGGACGAAGCTCGGCAATATCGAAGACGTCTACCACGACGAGATTCCGCTGCCGCTCGCCGCGCTGCGGCCTGACAGCGACGTCCGCGGCGCTCTCCTCGGGGTCGTCGAACAGGCTGAAGAGCTCGCCCGAGCCGTCAATGCCCTGGCCGCTGAACTGCGCCGTGCAGCCGGAGCGCCACCGCCGCCCCTTGGCGCATGGCAGTACCCGGGCGAGACATTGCTGCACGCCCTCGACCCACTGGTACGGCGGCTCCTGGTGGGACTGCGCGAAGTAGGCGAAGAAGACTTCGACCGTACCGAGGAAGGTCTGCTCGCATGGGAGGAGCGGGCCTACCGAGAGGCTTGGCGAATCGCTGACGACCTGCTCTCGGCCAGCAACGCGGCATCCGCCTTCACCGGCCGGGAGGTCAAGGGCAGAGACGGCCAGAACCGGATCGCGCGCGAGAGCAGCGCCGAAGCCTTTTTCAGGGCCAACCTCTACAGAATTCTCTTCCGCCGCACTGCCCGCCGGCAGGCGCGGGAGGACACCACCGACGACTCGCTGACCACGGAGCAGTGA
- a CDS encoding CRISPR-associated endonuclease Cas3'': MTGETGDPCDGNVERQVWSLIGKTAKYAGGTENLLLSHMLDTAAVAERIWDDFLAPATRDMLDRTAGGAGKGRELLMWLAALHDLGKATPAWQGKYPSAAKRAREAGLTWHEPTVTRYQWAHERAGGFLLRRLLTGEGWPAEHVEWVWPLTAGHHGFFPLPSALRPPPPTRGQAEGRGRWPVVQSALLRLVGELLGLEPVSQLVPAEVPTRALQLHLAGLIAMADQMASSKEYFVGIDDPAKVTLDGARERAAKAWRALGLRRGWDGLSVPDAEGFERRYGEPLRPVQQLVAETARTMPAAGMLIIEAAAGEGKTRAGLMGAEIMAARFGFDGVFVGMPRWSTADPTFRDVREWAETTQAGLGAQVALLHLWDNFAPEWTALYHATAEQRAAAIGDCGEERAGQQGELADEQGPSSFFFGTGRGLLCPFVVSSVDELLYAAARSNWASMRMAGLLGKVVVLDEVHATDVHGFQFLQEGLRWLGQARVPVVLVSAALAAGQRRQVADAYLAGTTGRAEYEGGPLPESEGVAEPAPSGGRARVTAVCTSPGDGASPVIGVRGCGGVRPDRVYAVEICSEDVSHPDTEAADAALAGRLAEELSAGGCALVVRETPSRAQALYQAVRDHVGLDGAVLLHEQMTARDRAQRTDHCLRVLSPRDGGERPYRLVVVATRVADQSFGVDVDLLVTDLAPVDLLLQRIGRLHRAPHRERPARLRTPRVLITGMATGDASSSGVGDASGPPRLLGDCEQRYGRYPLLIAAHLALEAARGTGTPWKLPSRTPDLVAMGYDDPPPLPDTWREAAEAAQREWRDVRDRRADQARRLLLSRRGNGEGGTLAGLHYVAAPVLRGGRGLSALVRGEQPSAEAVVVVREAGAYRMLSGTALGDGGGVPAELVDELLTHTMELPAKYAPTEPVVLRPLAAWVKDKHGRLKNRNALVLDARHRVVLAGRRLRYDADLGLVDEGPADGR, encoded by the coding sequence ACGACCTGGGCAAGGCGACCCCGGCATGGCAAGGCAAGTACCCCTCGGCGGCGAAGAGGGCCCGAGAAGCCGGGCTCACCTGGCATGAGCCGACTGTCACGCGCTACCAGTGGGCACATGAGCGTGCCGGTGGCTTTCTCCTGAGACGCCTGTTGACTGGCGAAGGGTGGCCGGCTGAGCACGTGGAATGGGTCTGGCCACTGACCGCCGGACACCACGGCTTCTTCCCACTGCCCAGTGCGCTCAGGCCGCCCCCGCCGACGCGCGGCCAGGCGGAGGGGCGCGGGCGGTGGCCCGTGGTCCAGAGCGCCTTGCTGCGGCTGGTGGGTGAGTTGCTGGGACTGGAGCCGGTGAGCCAACTGGTGCCTGCCGAAGTGCCGACGCGCGCTCTCCAGTTGCACCTCGCCGGCCTCATCGCGATGGCTGACCAAATGGCCAGCAGTAAGGAGTACTTCGTCGGTATCGACGACCCTGCCAAGGTGACCCTCGACGGGGCACGTGAGCGTGCGGCCAAGGCATGGAGGGCTCTGGGCCTGCGGCGTGGCTGGGACGGTCTCTCCGTACCTGACGCCGAGGGGTTCGAGCGGCGGTACGGGGAGCCGCTGCGGCCCGTACAGCAACTGGTGGCCGAGACGGCACGGACGATGCCCGCTGCCGGAATGTTGATCATCGAAGCTGCCGCGGGGGAGGGAAAGACCCGGGCGGGTCTCATGGGCGCGGAGATCATGGCGGCTCGTTTCGGCTTCGACGGAGTATTCGTCGGTATGCCGCGCTGGTCGACGGCCGACCCCACGTTCCGTGACGTCCGGGAGTGGGCTGAGACCACGCAAGCGGGTCTGGGCGCACAAGTCGCTCTGCTGCACCTGTGGGACAACTTCGCTCCCGAGTGGACGGCTCTGTACCACGCGACCGCGGAGCAGCGAGCGGCGGCAATCGGCGATTGCGGCGAAGAACGCGCTGGCCAACAGGGGGAGTTGGCTGACGAGCAGGGTCCTTCTTCCTTCTTCTTCGGCACCGGGCGCGGGCTGCTGTGCCCGTTCGTGGTCAGCTCGGTGGACGAGTTGCTGTACGCCGCCGCGCGCAGCAACTGGGCGTCCATGCGGATGGCCGGCCTGCTGGGCAAGGTGGTGGTCCTGGACGAGGTGCACGCGACAGACGTCCACGGCTTCCAGTTCCTTCAGGAAGGACTGCGCTGGCTCGGGCAAGCCCGTGTCCCGGTGGTGCTGGTGTCGGCGGCGCTGGCAGCCGGGCAGCGCCGGCAGGTCGCGGACGCCTACCTGGCAGGGACGACCGGCCGAGCGGAGTATGAGGGCGGGCCGCTCCCCGAATCAGAGGGCGTGGCGGAGCCCGCCCCCTCGGGCGGCCGTGCCCGCGTCACAGCGGTGTGCACGTCGCCTGGCGATGGGGCGTCTCCCGTCATAGGGGTGAGGGGCTGTGGAGGCGTCCGTCCCGACCGGGTGTACGCCGTCGAGATCTGTTCCGAAGACGTGTCCCACCCCGATACCGAGGCCGCCGACGCGGCTCTCGCCGGTCGGCTCGCGGAGGAACTGTCGGCCGGCGGTTGTGCACTGGTGGTACGCGAGACACCGTCGCGCGCCCAGGCCCTCTACCAGGCGGTACGTGACCACGTCGGCTTGGACGGTGCCGTCCTGCTGCACGAGCAGATGACCGCACGGGACCGCGCGCAGCGCACGGACCACTGCCTGCGTGTCCTTTCCCCGCGTGACGGTGGCGAGAGGCCGTATCGGCTGGTGGTGGTCGCCACGAGGGTCGCCGATCAGTCCTTCGGCGTCGATGTCGACCTCCTGGTCACGGACCTGGCTCCGGTCGATCTGCTGCTCCAGCGGATCGGCCGGCTGCACCGCGCCCCGCACCGCGAGCGGCCCGCGCGGCTGCGTACGCCGCGCGTTCTGATCACCGGGATGGCCACCGGCGACGCGTCGTCGAGCGGGGTGGGGGACGCCTCAGGCCCGCCCCGGCTCCTGGGTGACTGTGAGCAGCGGTACGGCAGGTACCCGCTTCTGATCGCCGCCCACCTGGCCCTGGAAGCAGCGCGTGGCACGGGCACGCCCTGGAAACTGCCCAGCCGGACCCCGGACCTGGTGGCGATGGGGTATGACGACCCGCCGCCCCTGCCTGACACCTGGCGTGAGGCGGCAGAAGCAGCGCAACGAGAATGGCGGGACGTACGGGATCGCCGTGCCGACCAAGCGCGCCGCCTGCTGTTGTCCCGGCGCGGCAACGGCGAGGGAGGCACTCTGGCAGGTCTGCATTACGTGGCGGCACCCGTGCTGCGTGGTGGCCGAGGCCTGTCGGCACTCGTGCGCGGTGAGCAGCCGTCGGCGGAAGCTGTGGTGGTGGTCCGGGAGGCCGGGGCCTACCGCATGCTGTCGGGTACGGCCTTGGGCGACGGCGGAGGCGTGCCCGCAGAGCTTGTCGACGAGCTCCTCACCCACACGATGGAGCTTCCCGCGAAGTACGCCCCCACGGAGCCGGTCGTGCTGCGCCCGTTGGCCGCGTGGGTAAAGGACAAGCACGGCCGACTCAAGAACCGTAACGCACTGGTGTTGGACGCCCGGCACCGCGTGGTGCTCGCAGGACGCCGCCTGCGGTATGACGCTGACCTGGGCCTGGTCGACGAGGGCCCCGCGGATGGGCGGTAG